The Pempheris klunzingeri isolate RE-2024b chromosome 1, fPemKlu1.hap1, whole genome shotgun sequence genome includes a region encoding these proteins:
- the sirt3 gene encoding NAD-dependent protein deacetylase sirtuin-3, mitochondrial isoform X2, translating into MAGAGISTPSGIPDFRSPGSGLYDNLQQYNLPYAEAIFEIGFFHQNPNPFFALAKELYPGNYQPNLTHHFVQLLHKKGQLLRMYTQNIDGLERLAGIPPEMLVEAHGTFATATCTVCLRKYEGEQLRPDVMSGTVPKCPTCKGVVKPDIVFFGEELPRHFFKYLTDFPLADLLIVMGTSLEVEPFASLAGAVRSSVPRLLINRDPVGPFAWRRRPQDVVQLGDVVSGVQALVDALGWTQELDAVMKAGAEKVEAKKEE; encoded by the exons GGCATCCCCGATTTCAG GTCTCCAGGCAGCGGTCTCTATGACAACCTGCAGCAGTATAACCTGCCTTATGCCGAGGCCATATTCGAGATCGGCTTTTTCCACCAAAACCCGAATCCCTTCTTCGCCCTGGCCAAAGAGCTGTATCCAGGCAACTATCAGCCCAATCTGACCCATCACTTTGTGCAGCTGCTTCACAAGAAGGGTCAGCTTCTCAGGATGTACACGCAGAACATCGACGGGCTGGAGAGAT tgGCAGGGATTCCTCCTGAGATGTTGGTGGAGGCTCACGGTACATTCGCCACCGCCACCTGCACCGTCTGCCTGAGGAAATACGAGGGAGAGCAGCTACGA CCGGATGTGATGAGCGGGACGGTGCCGAAGTGTCCCACCTGTAAGGGCGTGGTCAAGCCCGACATCGTGTTCTTCGGCGAGGAGCTTCCACGTCACTTCTTCAAGTACCTGACGGACTTCCCGCTAGCCGACCTCCTGATCGTCATGGGCACTTCGCTGGAG GTGGAGCCCTTCGCCAGTCTGGCAGGAGCTGTACGCAGCTCCGTCCCCCGTCTGCTCATCAACAGGGACCCGGTGGGGCCGTTCGCTTGGCGCCGCCGGCCTCAGGACGTCGTGCAGCTGGGTGACGTGGTCAGCGGCGTGCAGGCCCTGGTCGACGCTCTGGGCTGGACTCAGGAGCTGGACGCTGTGATGAAGGCTGGTGCAGAGAAA GTTGAAGCAAAGAAAGAAGAGTGA